From Chryseobacterium joostei, the proteins below share one genomic window:
- a CDS encoding M16 family metallopeptidase produces the protein MKKFFISVSLFCMLSAMAQKFDTQKLTDAQGYTYETVKNDLAGVRVYTLKNGLKVYLAKNEDAPRIQTYIPVRTGSNNDPSDNTGLAHYLEHMVFKGTSRLGTQDWAKEKAILQQISDLYEQHKAEKDPAKKRELYKKIDEVSQEASKYAIANEYDKAISSLGATGTNAHTWLDETVYKNNIPSNELEKWLKVEKERFSELVLRLFHTELEAVYEEYNRAQDNDGRLVNYTLMEALFPKHPNGQQTTIGTSEHLKSPSMVAIHKYFDTYYVPNNMAVVLVGDIDYDKTIKLVDQYFGSFKYKELPMKKMVSEEPMTQIVSRTVKSPSTQRMTMAWRTDSYGSQEARLADVVAEILSNRGDAGLIDLNINQKQKTLGAGAYESPFKMYGMFALVVTPKEGQSFDEAKKLLLDQLDLVKKGQFPDWMLKAIVNDKKVQRMKGWETADGLATELYDSYIKGRTWEQELDEINQYEKITKADIVKFANDFFKDNYVVVYKEKGVNDKLVRVENPGITPIKLNREAQSPFLKDILSTKVAEIKPEFIDYKTAIQTSQVKDKTVSFVKNKYNEIAQVSYVFPFGTDNDKELALAGTVFEYLGTDKYTPEQLKEEFYKLGITYNLRTSNDQTVITLAGLESNMKKGVELMNHWMTNVKADKAIYSQTVKTILEAREVGKKDKVKIMSALSNYAKYGKDSRMTDIISKARLESIDVTELMKKVKTLNQYPYQVFLYGQDHTGLEKAVKPYIGNTSLQPAKAKEYAEPATTGKVYFTNYDMVQMEMAKVAKGTPLNLNNFGKSNVFNEYFGRGLSSIVFQEIRESKSLAYSAYVSYANASEKGHANYITNYIGTQSNKLPLAVNAMSELMAELPQIPTQFENARGSALKQIASNRINRTNIFFSQLALKKLGVDYDLRKDTYAEIQGLTLPQLTGFYNTEVKPVKYNTAIIGKKENLNMESINKMGEFQEVSLEEIFGY, from the coding sequence ATGAAGAAGTTTTTTATTTCGGTTTCGCTTTTCTGTATGCTAAGCGCAATGGCACAGAAATTCGATACACAAAAGCTTACAGATGCTCAGGGCTATACTTATGAAACGGTAAAGAATGACCTGGCCGGTGTAAGGGTATACACCTTGAAAAATGGGTTGAAGGTTTATCTTGCAAAAAATGAAGATGCACCGAGAATTCAGACTTATATTCCTGTAAGAACGGGATCTAACAATGACCCAAGTGATAATACGGGACTGGCTCACTATTTAGAGCACATGGTGTTCAAGGGAACCTCTCGTTTGGGAACTCAGGATTGGGCAAAGGAAAAAGCAATCTTACAGCAGATTTCTGATCTTTATGAGCAGCATAAGGCAGAAAAGGATCCTGCAAAGAAGAGAGAACTATACAAAAAGATAGATGAGGTATCTCAGGAAGCTTCAAAATACGCAATCGCTAATGAGTATGACAAGGCTATCTCTTCACTAGGCGCTACGGGAACAAATGCCCACACATGGCTGGATGAAACGGTTTACAAAAATAATATCCCTTCCAATGAGCTTGAAAAATGGCTAAAGGTAGAAAAGGAACGTTTCTCAGAATTGGTACTGCGTCTTTTCCATACAGAATTGGAAGCGGTATATGAAGAATACAACAGAGCACAGGATAATGACGGTCGTCTTGTAAATTATACTTTGATGGAGGCTCTTTTTCCAAAACATCCAAACGGGCAGCAAACAACCATTGGTACTTCTGAACACCTGAAGAGTCCTTCAATGGTAGCTATCCACAAGTACTTTGATACCTATTACGTGCCTAATAACATGGCTGTTGTATTGGTAGGAGACATAGATTATGATAAAACTATAAAATTAGTTGATCAATATTTTGGATCTTTCAAGTACAAGGAACTTCCAATGAAAAAGATGGTTTCTGAAGAACCAATGACTCAAATTGTTTCCAGAACGGTAAAAAGCCCATCCACACAAAGAATGACAATGGCATGGAGAACAGATTCTTATGGAAGCCAGGAAGCGAGACTGGCAGATGTAGTGGCTGAAATTTTAAGCAATAGAGGTGATGCGGGATTAATTGACCTTAATATTAATCAGAAGCAAAAGACTCTTGGTGCAGGTGCCTATGAATCTCCATTCAAGATGTATGGGATGTTTGCATTGGTAGTAACCCCAAAAGAGGGACAAAGCTTTGATGAAGCAAAAAAATTACTATTGGACCAGCTTGATCTTGTTAAAAAAGGACAATTCCCGGATTGGATGCTGAAAGCCATCGTAAATGATAAAAAGGTTCAGCGCATGAAAGGATGGGAAACTGCTGATGGTTTGGCAACTGAGCTTTATGATTCTTATATCAAGGGAAGAACCTGGGAGCAAGAATTGGATGAGATCAATCAGTATGAAAAAATTACCAAGGCTGATATTGTAAAGTTTGCCAACGATTTCTTTAAAGATAACTACGTTGTGGTTTATAAGGAAAAAGGAGTGAATGATAAACTGGTTCGTGTAGAAAACCCAGGAATTACTCCGATTAAATTGAACAGAGAGGCACAATCACCTTTCCTTAAGGATATTTTGAGCACTAAGGTTGCTGAAATTAAGCCAGAATTCATTGATTATAAAACGGCTATTCAGACTTCACAGGTAAAAGATAAAACGGTAAGCTTTGTGAAGAATAAATATAACGAAATCGCTCAGGTAAGCTATGTTTTCCCATTCGGAACAGATAATGATAAGGAACTTGCCTTAGCAGGAACTGTTTTCGAATATCTTGGAACAGATAAATATACGCCGGAGCAATTGAAAGAGGAGTTCTATAAATTGGGGATTACTTATAATTTAAGAACATCCAATGACCAGACGGTGATTACTTTGGCGGGTCTTGAAAGCAATATGAAGAAAGGAGTAGAGCTGATGAATCACTGGATGACTAATGTGAAAGCAGATAAAGCGATTTACAGTCAGACTGTGAAAACAATTCTTGAAGCCAGAGAAGTCGGTAAGAAAGATAAAGTGAAAATTATGTCTGCTCTTTCAAACTATGCAAAGTATGGTAAGGATTCCAGAATGACGGATATTATTTCTAAGGCACGTCTTGAAAGTATTGACGTTACGGAATTGATGAAAAAGGTAAAAACGCTGAACCAGTATCCTTATCAGGTATTCCTTTATGGGCAGGATCATACAGGTCTGGAGAAAGCAGTTAAACCTTATATCGGTAATACAAGCCTTCAGCCAGCAAAAGCGAAAGAGTACGCAGAACCGGCTACAACAGGGAAAGTGTACTTCACTAACTATGACATGGTACAAATGGAAATGGCTAAAGTGGCCAAGGGAACCCCTTTAAATCTTAACAACTTCGGAAAATCAAATGTTTTCAATGAATATTTCGGAAGGGGTTTATCTTCCATCGTTTTCCAGGAGATTAGAGAAAGTAAGTCTTTGGCTTATTCTGCATATGTTTCTTATGCGAACGCTTCAGAAAAAGGACATGCTAACTACATCACGAATTATATTGGAACACAGTCTAACAAACTTCCTTTAGCAGTGAACGCTATGAGTGAGCTTATGGCTGAGTTGCCGCAAATCCCAACGCAGTTTGAGAACGCAAGAGGTTCTGCACTAAAGCAGATTGCTTCCAATAGAATCAACAGAACGAATATTTTCTTTAGCCAGTTAGCCCTTAAAAAATTAGGTGTTGATTATGACCTTAGAAAAGATACTTATGCTGAGATCCAAGGATTAACATTGCCTCAACTGACAGGGTTCTACAATACTGAGGTGAAACCTGTAAAATACAATACAGCGATCATTGGTAAGAAAGAAAACCTGAATATGGAATCTATCAACAAAATGGGTGAGTTTCAGGAAGTGTCTCTAGAAGAGATTTTCGGATACTAA
- a CDS encoding acyl-CoA thioesterase yields the protein MKENKMQSNENILTCTEEVRVRFNETDPLGIVWHGHYIVYFEDGREAFGRQHGLTYLDIQNAGFVTPIVKSTCEHFLPLKYGETFNIVTTFINSVSAKLIYRYEIFNQENKLVCSGETIQVFLDSNGSLCLYNPEFFQTWKDKMGLS from the coding sequence ATGAAAGAAAACAAAATGCAGTCTAACGAAAACATATTAACCTGTACCGAAGAAGTAAGAGTACGATTCAATGAAACAGACCCTCTGGGAATTGTCTGGCATGGCCATTATATTGTCTATTTTGAAGACGGCAGAGAAGCCTTCGGACGTCAGCACGGCTTAACTTATCTTGACATTCAGAATGCAGGATTTGTAACCCCTATTGTAAAAAGCACATGTGAACATTTCCTTCCCTTAAAATATGGAGAAACGTTTAACATTGTCACCACTTTCATCAATTCTGTGTCTGCTAAACTGATCTACAGGTATGAGATTTTCAATCAGGAAAATAAATTAGTCTGCAGTGGAGAAACCATTCAGGTATTTTTGGATAGCAATGGAAGTTTATGCTTATATAATCCGGAGTTTTTTCAAACCTGGAAAGATAAAATGGGATTATCATGA
- a CDS encoding phosphopantetheine-binding protein, which produces MENLKTELKHKIIEVLNLEDVSVEEIKDTDPLFGGGLGLDSIDALELIVLLDKDYGIKLADPKKGKEIFQSIDTMAKFIEDNRTK; this is translated from the coding sequence ATGGAAAACTTAAAAACTGAATTGAAACACAAAATTATTGAAGTACTTAACCTTGAAGATGTTTCTGTAGAGGAAATCAAAGATACAGACCCATTATTCGGAGGAGGATTAGGTCTTGATTCTATTGATGCCTTAGAACTTATCGTTCTTCTTGATAAAGATTACGGAATCAAATTAGCCGATCCTAAAAAAGGAAAAGAAATTTTCCAATCTATCGATACAATGGCTAAATTCATTGAAGACAACAGAACAAAATAA
- a CDS encoding ABC transporter permease, producing MLLYKLWRSFIKEILLLKRDIGGIVIIFVMPLLLIVTITLIQDSTFKNLEGSKIPIIFIDNDKSEVSKNIKGELENSKTFQLLTNFNEKSAQDAVFAGDYQMAIVIPENLTKDLNSNIDSKVQAIVSSFGLEGDSAKTKIEAPKAKEIHLYFDPATNAGFKNSVMNSVNKMVFEIENKKIYKAFQDQLGTTENLDENKNLISFKEITPKKGEMDIMPNSVQHNVPAWTLFAIFFIVVPLSINLVKEKSQGTNVRARISPTPYFVHILGKTFTYLIICIIQFLLMVAVGVFLFPYMDLPAFDVSGKMFQLITVTLFAGLAAIGFGVLLGTIADTQEQSAPFGATSVVVLAAIGGIWVPVFLMPEFMQTVAKFSPMNWGLNAYYDIILRNSGIGGIAKELAFLFLFYLATVAISIFYERKQNAV from the coding sequence ATGTTGTTGTATAAATTGTGGAGAAGCTTTATAAAGGAAATTCTTCTCCTGAAAAGAGATATCGGAGGGATTGTCATCATTTTTGTAATGCCGTTGCTTTTGATCGTAACCATTACCCTGATTCAGGATTCTACCTTTAAAAACCTTGAAGGATCAAAAATCCCTATCATTTTTATTGATAACGATAAGTCGGAAGTTTCAAAAAATATAAAAGGAGAGCTGGAAAACAGCAAAACATTCCAACTACTGACCAATTTCAACGAAAAATCTGCGCAGGATGCTGTATTTGCAGGAGATTATCAGATGGCTATCGTTATTCCTGAAAACCTGACCAAAGATTTAAATTCCAATATTGATTCCAAGGTTCAGGCCATTGTCAGCTCATTTGGTTTGGAGGGTGATTCCGCAAAAACGAAGATAGAAGCTCCCAAGGCAAAGGAAATTCACCTTTACTTTGATCCGGCTACCAATGCAGGGTTCAAAAACTCTGTGATGAACTCTGTCAATAAAATGGTTTTTGAAATCGAAAACAAAAAAATTTACAAGGCTTTTCAGGATCAGCTAGGAACCACAGAAAACCTTGATGAAAATAAAAACCTGATCAGCTTCAAAGAAATTACCCCGAAAAAAGGAGAAATGGACATCATGCCGAATTCTGTTCAGCATAACGTTCCTGCATGGACTCTTTTTGCCATCTTCTTTATCGTTGTTCCGTTATCCATTAACCTGGTAAAGGAAAAAAGTCAGGGAACAAATGTAAGAGCCAGAATAAGCCCTACTCCTTATTTTGTTCATATTTTAGGAAAAACATTCACTTATCTTATCATCTGTATCATTCAGTTTTTGCTGATGGTAGCGGTAGGTGTTTTCCTTTTCCCTTATATGGATCTTCCGGCATTTGATGTATCAGGAAAAATGTTCCAGCTTATTACGGTAACATTGTTCGCAGGGCTTGCAGCCATCGGATTTGGAGTATTACTAGGAACCATTGCAGATACACAGGAACAGTCTGCCCCTTTTGGAGCAACATCAGTAGTTGTACTGGCAGCAATTGGCGGAATCTGGGTTCCGGTATTCTTGATGCCTGAATTTATGCAGACCGTAGCCAAATTCTCTCCCATGAACTGGGGGCTGAATGCTTATTACGATATTATTTTAAGAAACAGCGGAATTGGAGGTATTGCTAAGGAATTAGCATTCTTATTTTTATTTTACCTTGCAACGGTAGCCATTTCCATTTTTTATGAAAGAAAACAAAATGCAGTCTAA
- a CDS encoding 3-oxoacyl-ACP synthase has translation MKKTNTCTIEHSKITINGDIIFESQNETFQEFAKDAYKSMNLSYPKFHKMDSLSKLAFLSAEMLLKDEDHSRTALVFANKSSSLDTDFKYQESINSQENYFPSPAVFVYTLPNICVGEISIKHKIQTENAFFVLDEFDEEFLNDYSEQILRSGKADKVLCGWVELYQENYKAFVYLLTL, from the coding sequence ATGAAAAAAACAAACACCTGTACCATAGAACATTCAAAAATAACCATCAACGGAGATATTATTTTTGAAAGCCAGAACGAAACTTTTCAGGAATTTGCAAAGGATGCTTATAAAAGCATGAACCTTAGCTATCCTAAATTTCACAAAATGGACAGCTTAAGCAAACTTGCCTTTCTTTCTGCCGAAATGCTTTTAAAGGATGAAGACCATAGCAGAACAGCATTGGTTTTTGCCAACAAATCATCAAGTTTGGATACTGATTTTAAATATCAGGAAAGTATCAATTCTCAGGAAAATTACTTTCCAAGCCCTGCTGTATTCGTGTACACATTACCCAACATTTGTGTAGGGGAAATCAGCATTAAACACAAAATACAGACAGAAAATGCCTTTTTTGTATTGGATGAGTTTGATGAAGAATTTTTAAACGATTATTCTGAACAAATCCTCCGGTCAGGGAAAGCAGACAAAGTATTATGTGGCTGGGTTGAATTATATCAGGAAAATTATAAAGCTTTTGTATATTTGCTGACCTTATAA
- a CDS encoding beta-ketoacyl synthase N-terminal-like domain-containing protein — protein sequence MKKAIYITDYNCVTPLGLSINSNWKALLSGKSGVALHKVIENQDAFYASMINTNELNEEFSKNFDNQEFTRLEKMLLLSLKPLIEKHNITEDTAFILSTTKGNISLLKNQSGLPEGVYLPKLAQKIADFFGFKTKPIVVSNACVSGVMAIAVAKNMIQTGKYKDAFVIAGDEISEFVISGFNSFQAIGNEPCKPYDKNRNGINIGEAAAAVYITSEASENDKFRFKVLGDSAINDANHISGPSRTGDGLYGSIKNAMTEAQVSAEQIDFISAHGTATLYNDEMEAIAFNRMELQNVPLNSMKGFYGHCLGASGLLESIISMESALHSTLIQSKNFKEMGVSQPLNIIKENQPAAIRYILKTASGFGGCNAAIVLEKC from the coding sequence ATGAAGAAGGCAATTTACATCACAGATTATAACTGCGTAACTCCTTTGGGTCTTAGCATAAATTCTAATTGGAAAGCACTTTTATCCGGAAAATCAGGAGTTGCTTTACACAAAGTCATAGAAAATCAGGATGCTTTTTATGCATCAATGATTAATACGAACGAGCTTAATGAAGAGTTCAGTAAAAACTTTGATAATCAGGAATTCACAAGACTGGAAAAAATGCTTCTTCTAAGTCTGAAACCACTGATTGAAAAGCACAATATAACTGAAGACACCGCTTTTATCCTATCAACCACAAAAGGAAATATCAGCTTATTAAAAAACCAATCTGGGTTACCCGAAGGGGTATATCTTCCAAAATTAGCACAGAAAATTGCTGATTTTTTTGGATTTAAAACAAAGCCTATCGTGGTTTCAAATGCCTGTGTTTCTGGAGTTATGGCGATTGCTGTTGCCAAGAACATGATTCAAACCGGGAAATACAAGGATGCCTTTGTGATTGCTGGTGATGAAATCTCAGAATTTGTGATTTCCGGGTTCAATTCATTCCAAGCCATTGGTAATGAACCTTGCAAGCCCTATGACAAAAACAGAAACGGAATCAATATCGGAGAAGCAGCGGCGGCTGTTTATATTACTTCTGAAGCTTCTGAAAATGATAAGTTCAGATTCAAGGTATTAGGCGATTCGGCGATTAATGATGCCAATCATATTTCCGGCCCATCAAGAACCGGAGACGGTTTATACGGAAGCATCAAAAATGCCATGACGGAAGCCCAAGTTTCGGCAGAACAAATTGATTTTATTTCTGCCCACGGAACAGCAACATTGTATAATGATGAAATGGAAGCCATTGCATTCAACAGAATGGAGTTGCAAAATGTACCTTTGAACAGCATGAAAGGTTTCTACGGACATTGTCTTGGAGCTTCCGGACTTCTGGAAAGCATCATCTCTATGGAAAGCGCTCTTCACAGCACGCTCATTCAATCTAAGAACTTTAAGGAAATGGGAGTATCCCAACCATTGAATATTATCAAGGAAAATCAGCCTGCAGCAATCAGATATATTTTGAAGACAGCGTCAGGTTTTGGTGGGTGTAATGCCGCAATTGTATTGGAAAAATGTTAA
- a CDS encoding BtrH N-terminal domain-containing protein, protein MKLNFEHHQTAHCENGVASNLLLNKGLKLSEPMIFGIGSGLFFVYLPFLKVNFAPGFSYRPMPGAIFSKAAKRLGIKIKREKFSKPQDAQKALERNLEQNIPTGLQVGVFNLTYFPEEYKFHFNAHNLVVYGKEDGKFLISDPVMDYTTSLSEEELEKVRYAKGALPPKGHMYYPVYIPENVNLEEAIKKGIKDTCKNMLAPVPLIGVKAMRWVARSIPKWAEKKGTKVTNHYLGQLIRMQEEIGTGGGGFRFIYGAFLQEAAVILKNDELKELSREITSIGDLWRDFAVDIARVYKNRNSKSNIYHELSKTMLHIADLEEAFYKKLRKAI, encoded by the coding sequence ATGAAATTAAACTTTGAACACCATCAGACTGCGCATTGCGAAAACGGTGTTGCTTCTAATCTACTGCTTAATAAAGGACTTAAACTAAGTGAACCTATGATCTTCGGAATTGGTTCAGGATTATTTTTTGTCTATCTCCCTTTTTTGAAGGTGAACTTTGCTCCGGGCTTTAGCTATCGTCCGATGCCAGGCGCTATCTTCAGTAAAGCAGCAAAAAGATTAGGAATAAAAATTAAAAGAGAAAAATTCTCAAAGCCCCAGGATGCCCAAAAAGCTCTTGAAAGAAACCTTGAGCAAAATATTCCAACAGGACTTCAGGTAGGGGTTTTTAATCTTACTTATTTCCCTGAAGAATATAAATTCCACTTCAATGCACACAATCTTGTGGTATATGGTAAAGAAGATGGAAAATTCCTGATTAGTGATCCGGTAATGGATTATACCACTTCCCTTTCAGAAGAAGAACTGGAAAAGGTAAGATATGCCAAAGGAGCACTTCCTCCAAAGGGACATATGTATTATCCTGTTTATATTCCGGAAAATGTAAATCTGGAAGAAGCCATCAAAAAGGGAATTAAGGATACCTGTAAAAACATGCTGGCTCCAGTACCACTTATCGGTGTAAAAGCCATGAGATGGGTTGCCAGAAGTATTCCAAAATGGGCAGAAAAGAAAGGCACAAAAGTAACGAACCACTATCTGGGACAATTGATCAGAATGCAGGAGGAAATCGGAACTGGTGGCGGAGGTTTCAGATTTATCTATGGAGCATTTCTTCAGGAAGCAGCAGTAATTCTTAAAAATGATGAATTAAAGGAGCTTTCAAGGGAAATTACTTCCATTGGAGATCTTTGGAGAGACTTTGCAGTAGACATTGCAAGAGTATATAAAAACAGAAACTCTAAGAGCAACATCTACCACGAGCTATCAAAGACAATGCTTCATATTGCAGACTTAGAAGAGGCTTTCTATAAGAAACTGAGAAAAGCGATCTGA
- a CDS encoding ABC transporter ATP-binding protein, which yields MAENMIEIKNLYKKYKNSDEFSVNDISLSIDKNEIYGILGPNGAGKTTLISMLSGLIKPTSGQFTINGLSPQKDGFKIRQIIGIVPQEYALYPTLTARENLMFFGSLYGLKHKQLTQAIDESLEIMGLSKFANKQVGQFSGGMKRRCNLIAGTLHNPKVLFLDEPTVGVDVQSKKVIIDFLLELNKNGTCIIYTSHHLSEAEEFCTKIAIIDRGRIHAVGTPEELVSQIAHAENLEDVFISLTGKELRDVVV from the coding sequence ATGGCAGAGAATATGATTGAGATTAAAAATCTATATAAAAAATACAAAAATTCTGACGAGTTTTCGGTAAATGATATCTCATTGAGTATCGATAAAAACGAGATTTATGGAATTCTTGGACCCAACGGTGCAGGGAAAACAACCCTGATATCCATGCTTTCAGGTTTAATTAAGCCTACTTCAGGACAATTTACCATCAATGGACTGTCTCCGCAAAAAGACGGCTTCAAAATTAGACAGATCATAGGAATTGTTCCTCAGGAATATGCACTCTATCCTACCCTTACCGCCAGAGAAAACCTAATGTTCTTCGGAAGTCTGTATGGGCTAAAACATAAACAGCTTACCCAGGCTATTGATGAGTCCTTAGAAATTATGGGGCTTTCCAAATTTGCCAATAAACAGGTAGGTCAGTTCTCCGGAGGGATGAAACGTCGCTGTAACCTTATCGCAGGAACACTTCACAATCCTAAGGTTTTATTTTTGGATGAACCCACCGTAGGAGTAGATGTTCAATCTAAAAAAGTAATTATCGATTTCCTTTTGGAATTGAATAAAAACGGAACGTGTATCATCTATACCTCTCACCATCTTTCTGAGGCGGAGGAATTTTGTACCAAGATTGCGATTATAGACAGAGGAAGAATTCATGCCGTGGGAACTCCTGAGGAACTGGTTTCACAGATTGCTCATGCAGAAAACCTTGAAGATGTTTTCATTTCATTAACCGGAAAAGAATTAAGAGATGTTGTTGTATAA